Proteins encoded by one window of Micromonospora coxensis:
- the manA gene encoding mannose-6-phosphate isomerase, class I, whose amino-acid sequence MELLYGPIRDYAWGSRSAIAELQGRPVPSDGPEAELWLGAHPGAPAMVDRDGNRVSLVDLLVAEPDHWLGERVVDRFGTRMPFLMKVLAADAPLSLQAHPDAEQARAGHAADAARTDGHRNYVDPYHKPELLVAISPMEALCGFRDPAESAEVLAAFGVPALEPVVAALRAGPDGLREAVRLLLTWPAAERAGLVEAVVAADVAGPDAELARALAAGYPGDPGVLVALLLHHVKLAPGEAIWMPAGNLHAYLRGTGVEVMAASDNVLRGGLTPKHVDVDELLRVLRFEVLVDPVVTARPVAPGVVCWPVPVDDFALHRVTVDAATPQVRLPLPGPRVVLCRAGKLSVDDGAGVVTLGPGQAAVGTAVAQSLVFSGEGEAFVATCGGH is encoded by the coding sequence GTGGAACTGCTGTACGGGCCGATCCGCGACTACGCCTGGGGGTCCCGCTCGGCCATCGCCGAGTTGCAGGGGCGCCCGGTGCCCAGCGACGGACCGGAGGCGGAGCTGTGGCTGGGCGCCCACCCGGGCGCCCCGGCCATGGTCGACCGGGACGGCAACCGGGTGAGCCTGGTCGACCTGCTGGTCGCCGAGCCGGACCACTGGCTCGGCGAGCGGGTGGTCGACCGGTTCGGCACCCGGATGCCGTTCCTGATGAAGGTGCTCGCCGCGGACGCCCCGCTGAGCCTGCAGGCGCACCCGGACGCCGAGCAGGCCCGGGCCGGTCACGCCGCCGACGCGGCGCGCACCGACGGGCACCGCAACTACGTCGACCCGTACCACAAGCCGGAGCTGCTGGTCGCCATCTCGCCGATGGAGGCGCTCTGCGGCTTCCGGGACCCGGCCGAGTCGGCGGAGGTGCTCGCCGCGTTCGGCGTACCGGCGCTGGAGCCGGTGGTGGCGGCGCTGCGCGCCGGACCGGACGGGCTCCGGGAGGCCGTACGCCTGCTGCTGACCTGGCCCGCGGCGGAGCGGGCCGGGCTGGTCGAGGCGGTGGTGGCGGCGGACGTCGCGGGCCCGGACGCCGAGCTGGCGCGGGCGCTGGCCGCCGGCTACCCGGGCGACCCGGGGGTGCTGGTGGCGTTGCTGCTGCACCACGTGAAGCTGGCGCCGGGGGAGGCGATCTGGATGCCGGCCGGCAACCTGCACGCCTACCTGCGGGGCACCGGCGTGGAGGTCATGGCGGCCAGCGACAACGTGTTGCGCGGTGGGCTGACCCCGAAGCACGTGGACGTCGACGAGCTGCTGCGGGTGCTCCGGTTCGAGGTGCTGGTCGACCCGGTGGTCACCGCGCGGCCGGTGGCGCCGGGAGTGGTCTGCTGGCCGGTGCCGGTGGACGACTTCGCGCTGCACCGGGTGACGGTGGACGCGGCCACGCCGCAGGTGCGGCTGCCGTTGCCGGGGCCCCGGGTGGTGCTCTGCCGGGCCGGCAAGCTCTCGGTGGACGACGGGGCCGGCGTGGTCACCCTCGGCCCGGGGCAGGCCGCCGTGGGCACGGCGGTGGCGCAGTCGCTGGTCTTCTCCGGCGAGGGTGAGGCGTTCGTCGCGACCTGCGGCGGCCACTGA
- a CDS encoding toxin glutamine deamidase domain-containing protein, translating to MSILPSPIPHPLQYSPWDLPGWVYEAFDWIIGVEWPEGDERAVWELADQWYAVASTLTGPRDDAITAAAEVRSGYGGVGLVAEAFDTAWRRVAEGDDAPLAVLLAVSNDLGRLVEECGCDIEGAKLEVWIELGILVVELIALAVAAVLTAGAASPAAAAAITATRVLVQQIFKRLLAQLAKKELKAGLKEAGERAAKQVTKDGMRGLGKRSLKGGLEEAAEESGINLATQAYQNTTGRRDGLDMADLGASAVGGLAGGAVAPLAGLGRHAQGRGGRIAEHFGREMTGETMAEGAASLATGQGVLSPEDAARAAVSGATGSATGQADATLRARLDSQLGALATPVPPMDLPLAPPPAVTTGGEVPSPRSASVDAGTSAPAVSSAGGTVVGVADSPMFATQSGPVAATTSGASPASVGDTGSTAALAASTGAVVADGATGSNSSSASPTLSSVAVERPPSLPHPPADVPATAGQSTVQPTTTATMATSGPVTVSPSAPTMGLGSAGTSVSSAGSASGVVGATSSAGSTPLLDSQYGRAGTAAPHTPVAASHPTASTVAPPSTPRHPSEFGADPAPIPGGAATERNSDDSTARKPSRFPELEALAPRTAAPPPSDVPPPVSPSPSNGGDELRPRTPEWYAAKWAAEREALERRRYQGYFESQRAWYEDRRRRDLGAHLLQSASHYLDRARWLKHRARQLLEAGLSLRAEHMFEASNVAERESYEFTDWADAVRDGRVVPEQVVIDDPADFQRLNDDVAELALGAVETSDWSALTWDDHPPPIDRSRPYGRWGGLRPPLALHQTDLERAMPRNADGSVVRTADPREGGWFALANDGGSQADPTRGINCLDCTLSLYDTWVHGRPRVSAPRTFDGYTDGDISRPIMGEQGGPGRVEEVTGGRFQRLLAIPDDEEWSPNLTRHVVDRRFDDLQHQLQLGGHGSYAFLITEWEGGGSHAWVAVNQDGTILYLDPQSGAVRDQPLYGHAGVAHEDNVVGIDVLVLGGDGRPMPLDGLARGRFSALPELPDHPSAPDEAVRAGDPYLNRPAGPTGAAASSSEERDGSSASEAPHGSAADPMGLLSAADRAVLTELHQRAGSVAEAVEARVAAVCDRISAAQGASGWVEMRDQEHRLKSLHSLARKFLDEAAVFGIAAEEFGSEVNDVLRFCLVLPSKEHYAVAVDRVLDELRRDGFSVDDRACKNFWRAGNRFYGFNCTVRSPEGQVFELQLHTESSRAAWLQTHHAYEVLRRSDRSPVERLEALLEMLAVNRRAGMPDEVPLRLDSKFPTKDGSFAKWISVYPETWAAYRRALETAGSRFVDVVGRLGLTGHDFPIAPELEHRMERSDVDLLRSLP from the coding sequence GTGAGCATCCTGCCGAGCCCGATCCCGCATCCGCTCCAGTACAGCCCCTGGGACCTGCCGGGCTGGGTCTACGAAGCCTTCGACTGGATCATCGGGGTGGAGTGGCCCGAGGGCGACGAGCGTGCCGTGTGGGAACTCGCCGACCAGTGGTACGCGGTGGCGTCGACGCTGACCGGGCCCCGCGACGACGCGATCACCGCCGCCGCCGAGGTCCGCAGCGGGTACGGCGGCGTCGGTCTGGTGGCCGAGGCGTTCGACACCGCCTGGCGGCGGGTGGCCGAGGGCGACGACGCGCCGCTGGCCGTCCTGCTCGCGGTGAGCAACGACCTGGGCCGGCTCGTCGAGGAGTGCGGTTGCGACATCGAGGGCGCCAAGCTGGAAGTCTGGATCGAGCTGGGCATCCTCGTCGTCGAGCTGATCGCGCTGGCCGTGGCGGCGGTGCTGACCGCCGGGGCGGCGTCGCCGGCCGCCGCAGCGGCGATCACCGCCACCCGGGTCCTGGTCCAGCAGATCTTCAAGCGCCTGCTGGCCCAACTCGCGAAGAAGGAGCTCAAGGCGGGCCTCAAGGAGGCCGGGGAGCGCGCCGCCAAGCAGGTGACCAAGGACGGCATGCGCGGGCTCGGCAAGCGCTCCCTCAAGGGCGGGCTGGAGGAGGCGGCGGAGGAGTCCGGGATCAACCTCGCCACGCAGGCGTACCAGAACACCACCGGACGACGCGACGGCCTGGACATGGCCGACCTGGGCGCGTCGGCCGTCGGTGGCCTGGCCGGCGGTGCGGTGGCGCCCCTGGCCGGGTTGGGACGGCACGCCCAGGGACGCGGCGGGCGCATCGCCGAGCACTTCGGCCGGGAGATGACCGGCGAGACGATGGCCGAGGGGGCGGCCAGCCTGGCCACCGGCCAGGGCGTGCTGTCGCCGGAGGACGCGGCCCGGGCGGCCGTGTCCGGCGCCACCGGCTCCGCGACCGGTCAGGCGGACGCGACACTGCGTGCCCGCCTCGACAGCCAGTTGGGCGCGCTCGCCACACCCGTCCCACCGATGGACCTGCCGCTTGCGCCGCCACCGGCGGTGACGACTGGGGGCGAGGTCCCCTCTCCTCGAAGCGCGAGCGTCGATGCGGGCACGTCCGCGCCTGCCGTGTCGAGTGCAGGTGGCACGGTCGTGGGCGTTGCCGACAGCCCCATGTTCGCCACCCAGTCGGGCCCGGTCGCTGCGACTACGAGTGGCGCGTCGCCCGCTTCGGTCGGGGACACAGGATCGACGGCGGCCCTCGCCGCGTCGACCGGCGCTGTGGTTGCCGACGGGGCTACCGGAAGCAACTCCAGCTCTGCCAGCCCAACGCTGTCCTCGGTAGCGGTCGAGCGTCCGCCGTCGCTCCCGCACCCGCCGGCCGATGTGCCGGCGACGGCGGGTCAGTCGACCGTCCAGCCGACAACGACGGCAACCATGGCGACATCCGGCCCGGTTACCGTGTCACCGTCCGCCCCCACGATGGGACTTGGCAGCGCAGGGACATCCGTGTCTTCGGCCGGATCCGCCAGTGGGGTGGTCGGCGCCACGTCCTCGGCCGGCAGCACGCCTCTCCTCGATTCGCAGTACGGTCGCGCCGGGACGGCGGCGCCTCACACACCGGTGGCGGCATCCCACCCCACCGCCTCGACCGTTGCTCCGCCCTCCACTCCACGGCATCCATCGGAATTCGGTGCGGATCCGGCCCCGATCCCGGGCGGCGCGGCGACGGAGCGAAACAGCGACGACAGCACGGCGCGGAAACCGAGCCGCTTTCCCGAGTTGGAGGCGCTGGCTCCCAGGACGGCCGCACCACCACCGTCCGACGTGCCGCCTCCTGTGTCGCCATCGCCGAGCAACGGCGGTGACGAGCTCCGCCCGAGGACACCCGAGTGGTATGCCGCCAAGTGGGCCGCAGAACGTGAGGCGCTGGAGCGGCGCCGCTACCAGGGCTACTTCGAGTCGCAACGCGCTTGGTACGAAGACAGGCGGCGGCGGGACCTGGGCGCACATCTTCTGCAATCAGCAAGTCACTATCTCGACCGAGCACGATGGTTGAAGCATCGCGCGCGCCAACTGCTCGAGGCGGGCCTCTCGCTCCGTGCTGAGCACATGTTCGAGGCCAGTAACGTCGCGGAGCGGGAATCGTACGAGTTCACCGACTGGGCGGACGCTGTCCGGGACGGCAGGGTCGTGCCGGAGCAGGTCGTCATTGACGATCCGGCCGACTTCCAGCGACTCAACGACGACGTGGCGGAGCTCGCTCTCGGTGCGGTGGAGACGAGTGACTGGTCGGCGTTGACCTGGGACGACCATCCACCGCCGATCGACCGTTCCCGCCCCTACGGGCGGTGGGGCGGTCTACGGCCGCCGCTGGCGTTGCACCAGACCGACCTCGAGCGGGCGATGCCGCGTAACGCAGACGGCAGCGTGGTCCGTACCGCCGATCCCCGCGAGGGCGGGTGGTTCGCGCTCGCCAACGACGGAGGGTCGCAGGCGGATCCCACCCGGGGCATCAACTGCCTCGACTGCACGCTGTCGCTCTACGACACCTGGGTGCACGGCCGGCCCCGCGTCTCCGCGCCGCGCACCTTCGACGGCTACACCGACGGCGACATCTCACGGCCGATCATGGGCGAGCAGGGCGGTCCCGGTCGGGTGGAGGAGGTGACCGGCGGGCGCTTCCAGCGGCTCCTCGCGATCCCGGATGACGAGGAGTGGAGCCCGAACCTGACGCGTCACGTCGTCGACCGCCGCTTCGACGACCTGCAGCACCAGTTGCAGCTCGGTGGCCACGGAAGCTACGCCTTCCTCATCACCGAGTGGGAGGGCGGAGGTTCGCACGCCTGGGTCGCGGTCAACCAGGACGGCACCATCCTCTATCTGGATCCGCAGAGCGGCGCGGTCCGTGACCAGCCGCTGTACGGGCATGCCGGGGTGGCCCACGAGGACAACGTGGTCGGCATCGACGTGTTGGTGCTCGGTGGGGACGGGCGACCGATGCCGCTGGACGGGTTGGCCCGTGGCCGGTTCAGCGCCCTGCCGGAGCTGCCCGACCATCCGTCGGCGCCGGACGAAGCGGTGAGGGCGGGCGACCCGTACCTGAACCGCCCCGCCGGACCGACAGGCGCGGCTGCCTCATCGAGTGAAGAGCGCGACGGATCCTCTGCATCAGAGGCTCCTCATGGCAGTGCTGCGGATCCGATGGGGCTGCTTTCCGCAGCCGACCGCGCCGTGCTGACCGAACTGCATCAACGTGCCGGGAGTGTTGCTGAAGCGGTCGAAGCTCGAGTGGCAGCCGTCTGTGACCGCATCAGTGCCGCGCAGGGTGCCAGTGGGTGGGTAGAGATGAGGGACCAAGAGCATCGGCTGAAGTCTCTGCACTCCCTCGCCCGTAAGTTTCTCGATGAGGCGGCCGTCTTCGGGATTGCGGCGGAGGAGTTCGGCAGCGAGGTGAACGATGTGCTGCGATTCTGCCTGGTGTTGCCCAGTAAGGAACATTACGCTGTCGCTGTTGATCGAGTGTTGGATGAGTTGCGGCGCGACGGCTTCTCCGTCGACGACCGAGCTTGCAAGAACTTCTGGCGTGCAGGGAACCGCTTCTACGGCTTCAACTGCACCGTGCGATCACCTGAGGGGCAGGTGTTCGAGTTGCAGTTGCATACAGAGTCATCAAGGGCCGCATGGCTGCAGACGCACCACGCTTATGAGGTCTTGCGCCGTTCTGACAGATCTCCGGTGGAGAGGCTGGAGGCTCTACTGGAAATGCTTGCGGTCAACAGGCGGGCAGGTATGCCTGACGAGGTGCCCTTGCGGTTGGACTCGAAATTCCCGACGAAGGACGGTAGCTTCGCCAAGTGGATCAGTGTCTACCCCGAGACGTGGGCGGCCTATCGTCGTGCTCTGGAAACGGCCGGATCGAGGTTTGTGGACGTGGTTGGTCGGTTGGGGTTGACGGGGCACGACTTTCCGATCGCGCCCGAGTTGGAGCATCGAATGGAGCGGTCTGATGTTGACCTACTACGTTCTCTACCGTGA
- a CDS encoding cation diffusion facilitator family transporter, with translation MSASGGTKAIVAALLANVGIAVTKFIAFLLTGSSSMLAESIHSVADSGNQGLLLLGGKRAKREATPQHPFGYGRERYVYAFIVSIVLFTVGGLFALYEAYHKWHEGGGIDEYKAVPVVVLVVAIIMESFSFRTAIVESNHVRGNQSWVKFVRRAKAPELPVVLLEDLGALVGLVFALFGVSMTLITGNGVWDALGTAMIGVLLVTIAVILAIETKSLLLGEGADEHDVAAIEKAVAEGPEVERIIHMKTLYLGPEELMVAAKIGVPPCDNVEKLARDINAVEDRIRAAVPLARVIYLEPDVYNPAAAGRADAARSEAGTDEVSGRAGG, from the coding sequence GTGAGCGCCAGCGGCGGGACGAAGGCGATCGTCGCCGCCCTGCTGGCCAACGTCGGCATCGCCGTCACCAAGTTCATCGCCTTCCTGCTGACGGGTTCGTCGTCGATGCTGGCGGAGTCGATCCACTCGGTGGCCGACTCGGGCAACCAGGGCCTGCTGCTGCTCGGCGGCAAGCGGGCCAAGCGGGAGGCCACCCCGCAGCATCCCTTCGGGTACGGCCGGGAGCGCTACGTCTACGCGTTCATCGTGTCGATCGTGCTGTTCACCGTCGGTGGTCTGTTCGCCCTCTACGAGGCGTACCACAAGTGGCACGAGGGCGGTGGCATCGACGAGTACAAGGCGGTGCCGGTCGTCGTGCTGGTGGTGGCGATCATCATGGAGTCGTTCTCCTTCCGGACCGCCATCGTGGAGTCGAACCACGTCCGGGGCAACCAGTCGTGGGTGAAGTTCGTCCGCCGGGCCAAGGCGCCCGAGCTGCCGGTGGTGCTGCTGGAGGACCTGGGCGCGCTGGTCGGTCTGGTCTTCGCGCTCTTCGGCGTCAGCATGACCCTGATCACCGGCAACGGTGTGTGGGACGCGCTCGGCACCGCGATGATCGGTGTGCTGCTGGTGACGATCGCGGTCATCCTGGCCATCGAGACCAAGAGCCTGCTGCTCGGCGAGGGCGCGGACGAGCACGACGTCGCCGCGATCGAGAAGGCGGTCGCCGAGGGCCCGGAGGTCGAGCGGATCATCCACATGAAGACGCTCTACCTGGGGCCGGAGGAGCTGATGGTGGCCGCCAAGATCGGCGTGCCGCCCTGCGACAACGTCGAGAAGCTGGCCCGCGACATCAACGCCGTCGAGGACCGGATCAGGGCCGCCGTGCCGCTCGCCCGGGTCATCTACCTGGAGCCGGACGTCTACAACCCGGCAGCCGCCGGGCGGGCGGACGCGGCGCGGTCCGAGGCCGGTACGGACGAGGTGTCGGGGCGGGCCGGAGGCTGA
- the ahcY gene encoding adenosylhomocysteinase yields MTSTLPASTSGARPSTLAEGDYKVADLSLAEFGRKEIRLAEHEMPGLMAIRREFADAQPLAGARITGSLHMTIQTAVLIETLVALGAQVRWASCNIFSTQDHAAAAIVVGPEGTPEAPAGVPVYAWKGETLEEYWWCTEQVLNWPDGQGPNMILDDGGDATLLVHKGVEFEKAGVVPPVESADSEEYAVILQLLHRSLAEDGQRWTRVASTIKGVTEETTTGVHRLYEMHRAGTLLFPAINVNDSVTKSKFDNKYGCRHSLIDGINRATDVLIGGKMAVVLGYGDVGKGCAESLRGQGARVVVTEVDPICALQAAMDGYQVATLEDVVEQADIFITATGCFDVITNEHMARMKHQAIVGNIGHFDNEIDMAGLAKRPDVTRENIKPQVDVWRFDDGHAIIVLSEGRLLNLGNATGHPSFVMSNSFANQTIAQIELFTKTDEYPVGVYVLPKHLDEKVARLHLDALGAKLTELTKEQAAYLGVSVEGPFKPEHYRY; encoded by the coding sequence ATGACCAGCACCCTCCCGGCGTCCACCAGTGGCGCCCGGCCGAGCACCCTCGCCGAGGGCGACTACAAGGTGGCGGATCTGTCGCTCGCCGAGTTCGGGCGCAAGGAGATCCGGCTCGCCGAGCACGAGATGCCCGGCCTGATGGCCATCCGTCGCGAGTTCGCCGACGCGCAGCCGCTGGCCGGCGCGCGCATCACCGGCTCGCTGCACATGACCATCCAGACCGCCGTCCTGATCGAGACCCTGGTCGCGCTCGGCGCGCAGGTCCGGTGGGCGTCCTGCAACATCTTCTCGACCCAGGACCACGCCGCCGCGGCGATCGTGGTGGGCCCGGAGGGCACCCCGGAGGCCCCGGCCGGTGTCCCGGTCTACGCCTGGAAGGGCGAGACCCTCGAGGAGTACTGGTGGTGCACCGAGCAGGTGCTGAACTGGCCGGACGGCCAGGGCCCCAACATGATCCTCGACGACGGTGGCGACGCCACCCTGCTCGTCCACAAGGGCGTCGAGTTCGAGAAGGCCGGCGTGGTCCCGCCGGTCGAGTCCGCCGACTCCGAGGAGTACGCGGTCATCCTGCAGCTGCTGCACCGCTCGCTGGCCGAGGACGGCCAGCGGTGGACCCGGGTCGCCTCCACCATCAAGGGCGTGACCGAGGAGACCACCACCGGCGTGCACCGCCTCTACGAGATGCACCGCGCCGGCACCCTGCTCTTCCCGGCCATCAACGTCAACGACTCGGTGACCAAGAGCAAGTTCGACAACAAGTACGGCTGCCGCCACTCGCTCATCGACGGCATCAACCGGGCCACCGACGTGCTCATCGGCGGCAAGATGGCCGTCGTGCTCGGCTACGGCGACGTGGGCAAGGGCTGCGCCGAGTCGCTGCGCGGCCAGGGCGCCCGCGTCGTGGTGACCGAGGTCGACCCGATCTGCGCGCTCCAGGCGGCGATGGACGGCTACCAGGTCGCCACCCTGGAGGACGTGGTCGAGCAGGCCGACATCTTCATCACCGCGACCGGCTGCTTCGACGTCATCACCAACGAGCACATGGCCCGGATGAAGCACCAGGCCATCGTCGGCAACATCGGCCACTTCGACAACGAGATCGACATGGCCGGCCTGGCGAAGCGTCCGGACGTCACCCGGGAGAACATCAAGCCGCAGGTCGACGTGTGGCGCTTCGACGACGGCCACGCCATCATCGTGCTCTCCGAGGGCCGCCTGCTGAACCTGGGCAACGCCACCGGCCACCCGAGCTTCGTGATGTCGAACTCGTTCGCCAACCAGACGATCGCCCAGATCGAGCTGTTCACCAAGACCGACGAGTACCCGGTCGGCGTGTACGTGCTGCCGAAGCACCTGGACGAGAAGGTCGCCCGGCTGCACCTGGACGCCCTCGGCGCCAAGCTGACCGAGCTCACCAAGGAGCAGGCCGCGTACCTCGGCGTCTCCGTGGAGGGTCCGTTCAAGCCGGAGCACTACCGCTACTGA
- a CDS encoding phosphomannomutase/phosphoglucomutase codes for MSDLSQIVKAYDVRGTVPDQWDERTAEALGAAFTQVLNAGGEPGEAVLIAHDMRATGPGLAAAFAAGVRAEGRRVIELGLASTDMLYYASGALDLPGAMFTASHNPAQYNGIKMCRSGARPIGQDSGLADIRERAQALLDRGERPAGEPVAPAERRDLLADYAAYLRKLVDLSTIRPLKVVVDAGNGMGGHTVPTVLGDAALPALPLEIVPLYFELDGTFPNHEANPLDPKNLVDLQRAVVAHGADIGLAFDGDADRCFVVDERGEPVSPSAITALVAARELAKHPGSTVIHNLITSRAVPEIIREHGGEPVVARVGHSFIKAEMARTNAIFGGEHSAHYYFRDFWFADTGMLAAMHTLAALGEQSQPLSILAGVFERYVASGEINSTVADQAAKVAEVRAAYPEAEADELDGLTLRFPDGAWFNLRASNTEPLLRLNVEGPTEERMISLRDEVLERVRR; via the coding sequence GTGTCTGACCTGTCCCAGATCGTGAAGGCGTACGACGTCCGGGGGACGGTGCCCGACCAGTGGGACGAGCGTACGGCTGAGGCCCTCGGGGCGGCGTTCACCCAGGTCCTCAACGCCGGCGGCGAGCCGGGTGAGGCGGTGCTGATCGCGCACGACATGCGCGCCACCGGTCCCGGCCTGGCGGCTGCCTTCGCGGCCGGCGTCCGGGCCGAGGGGCGGCGGGTGATCGAGCTGGGGCTGGCCTCCACCGACATGCTCTACTACGCCTCCGGCGCGCTGGACCTGCCCGGGGCGATGTTCACCGCCAGCCACAACCCGGCGCAGTACAACGGCATCAAGATGTGCCGGTCCGGCGCCCGCCCCATCGGGCAGGACAGCGGCCTGGCCGACATCCGGGAGCGGGCCCAGGCCCTGCTGGACCGCGGTGAGCGTCCGGCCGGTGAGCCGGTGGCCCCGGCCGAGCGGCGGGACCTGCTCGCCGACTACGCCGCCTACCTGCGCAAGCTGGTCGACCTGTCGACCATCCGGCCGCTGAAGGTGGTCGTGGACGCGGGCAACGGCATGGGCGGGCACACCGTGCCCACCGTGCTCGGTGACGCCGCCCTGCCGGCCCTGCCGCTGGAGATCGTGCCGCTCTACTTCGAGCTGGACGGCACCTTCCCCAACCACGAGGCGAACCCCCTGGACCCGAAGAACCTGGTCGACCTGCAGCGTGCCGTGGTCGCGCACGGCGCGGACATCGGCCTGGCCTTCGACGGGGACGCCGACCGCTGCTTCGTCGTCGACGAGCGGGGCGAGCCGGTCTCCCCGTCGGCGATCACCGCCCTGGTCGCGGCCCGTGAGCTGGCCAAGCACCCCGGCTCCACGGTGATCCACAACCTGATCACCTCCCGCGCGGTGCCGGAGATCATCCGGGAGCACGGCGGCGAGCCGGTGGTGGCCCGGGTCGGGCACTCCTTCATCAAGGCCGAGATGGCCCGGACCAACGCGATCTTCGGCGGCGAGCACTCCGCGCACTACTACTTCCGCGACTTCTGGTTCGCCGACACCGGCATGCTCGCCGCCATGCACACCCTGGCCGCGCTGGGCGAGCAGTCCCAGCCGCTGTCGATCCTGGCTGGTGTCTTCGAGCGGTACGTCGCCTCCGGTGAGATCAACTCCACGGTGGCGGACCAGGCGGCGAAGGTCGCCGAGGTGCGTGCCGCGTACCCGGAGGCGGAGGCCGACGAGCTGGACGGGCTGACCCTGCGCTTCCCCGACGGGGCCTGGTTCAACCTGCGTGCCTCCAACACCGAGCCGTTGCTGCGGCTCAACGTCGAGGGCCCGACCGAGGAGCGGATGATCTCGCTGCGCGACGAGGTGCTGGAGCGGGTTCGCCGATAA
- a CDS encoding Trm112 family protein, producing MALDPQLLEILACPDTHHAPLDYDAQAQTLTCTECGRVFEVRDDVPVLLLDEARGGPEAQR from the coding sequence GTGGCCCTGGACCCGCAGTTGCTCGAGATCCTCGCCTGCCCGGACACACACCACGCCCCGCTGGACTACGACGCGCAGGCGCAGACCCTCACCTGCACCGAGTGCGGCCGGGTCTTCGAGGTCCGCGACGACGTGCCGGTGCTGCTGCTGGACGAGGCGCGCGGCGGGCCGGAGGCGCAGCGGTGA
- a CDS encoding SIS domain-containing protein, with translation MMDGTAGVSGRRVADEAVLDDPDTFAEQDPGGMLRFTASAGAQVRESAALAAEANLQLLEDEGRPRAVVIAGIGTAGRTGDVLATVAGPRCPVPVIPHRSAGVPGWVGAADVVIAVSASGRSPEALGAAEAAHRRGARLVAVGAPDSQLQSVAERARAPFIPVPRRAPARASLWALTVPVLLAARTLGLVKVNEADLAETAARLDADADRCRPTAESFVNPAKSLALGLAGSIPIVWGSSPLATVAARRFGDTLSANARYPVVTGALGEAGRGRVGLLDGVFGGLVESTRDIFADPADVEADPTRLRLVLLRDGGLNAEDDTDEPLAVEERRADAVQTLAERRGVRCDVVTAEGGSALERLASLVAVPDFASIYLALAHGLDPMAVPAITEMKELANQ, from the coding sequence GTGATGGACGGGACGGCCGGCGTCAGCGGCCGGCGGGTGGCCGACGAGGCCGTGCTGGACGACCCGGACACCTTCGCCGAGCAGGACCCGGGCGGCATGCTCCGGTTCACCGCCTCCGCGGGCGCCCAGGTGCGCGAGTCGGCGGCCCTGGCCGCCGAGGCGAACCTGCAGCTGCTGGAGGACGAGGGCCGGCCCCGCGCGGTCGTCATCGCCGGCATCGGCACCGCCGGGCGTACCGGTGACGTGCTCGCCACGGTGGCCGGGCCGCGCTGCCCGGTGCCGGTGATCCCGCACCGCAGCGCCGGCGTGCCCGGCTGGGTCGGCGCGGCCGACGTGGTGATCGCGGTCAGCGCCTCCGGTCGCAGCCCCGAGGCGCTGGGCGCCGCCGAGGCCGCGCACCGTCGGGGCGCCCGCCTGGTCGCGGTCGGCGCGCCGGACTCGCAGTTGCAGTCGGTGGCGGAGCGGGCCCGCGCGCCGTTCATCCCGGTGCCCCGGCGCGCCCCGGCCCGGGCCAGCCTCTGGGCGCTCACCGTGCCGGTGCTGCTGGCCGCCCGTACGCTCGGCCTCGTGAAGGTCAACGAGGCGGATCTGGCCGAGACCGCGGCCCGGCTGGACGCCGACGCCGACCGGTGCCGGCCGACCGCCGAGTCCTTCGTCAATCCGGCGAAATCGCTGGCGCTGGGGCTGGCCGGGTCGATCCCGATCGTGTGGGGATCGTCCCCGCTGGCCACGGTCGCGGCGCGGCGGTTCGGCGACACCCTCTCGGCCAACGCCCGCTACCCGGTGGTGACCGGGGCGCTCGGTGAGGCCGGCCGGGGCCGGGTCGGCCTGCTCGACGGCGTGTTCGGCGGGCTGGTCGAGTCGACGCGGGACATCTTCGCCGACCCGGCCGACGTCGAGGCCGACCCGACCCGGCTGCGGCTGGTGCTGCTGCGCGACGGTGGTCTGAACGCCGAGGACGACACCGACGAGCCGCTGGCCGTCGAGGAGCGCCGCGCCGACGCGGTGCAGACCCTCGCCGAGCGGCGCGGGGTCCGCTGCGACGTGGTGACCGCCGAGGGCGGCTCGGCGCTGGAACGGCTCGCCTCACTGGTCGCGGTGCCCGACTTCGCCTCGATCTACCTCGCACTGGCCCACGGCCTGGACCCGATGGCGGTCCCGGCGATCACCGAGATGAAGGAGCTGGCAAACCAGTGA